Proteins found in one Gardnerella vaginalis ATCC 14018 = JCM 11026 genomic segment:
- a CDS encoding extracellular solute-binding protein, which translates to MKIRKICISCIAVLGMISTLAACGNNGAAGVTDTKKDKGLAVMGQALKYDPNHLVNQGKPIQLEYWSWGDASTDPIYDMIKDYQKIYPNVKFKTKNVAWDDYWTKLPLALKGTKGPALFNIHNSKDELIRPYAADYKIDKAAMESDYATASAHEDAKGNVKYIDSVINTGNIYYNKKLWKEAGLTEADIPATWDELREVAKKLTKWNGSKMEQAGFNVNGDAYAAINQGLNYQRGELAFDESGKKPNFDNKVTRENMKFLKNLYDKDKVISTDFGTDYTQSFGNGQSGMVYAWGWLEGVLKEKYPNIEYGVFPTPTFTKEKPFAYDRYNGESTPGINAHQSKDQQEVAQDFIKFILANDAFIRSAVKHLNSFPAKKSLQNDPEILKAPVMAAIQPRADRLIWPGITPSTVETSSKAAFQNVMQNGESIDDAIKEAQATMVKDMKNSKFTSAESKYEFFKEHK; encoded by the coding sequence ATGAAGATTAGAAAAATATGCATATCCTGTATAGCAGTTTTGGGCATGATTTCTACGCTTGCCGCATGTGGGAATAATGGTGCAGCAGGAGTAACAGATACAAAGAAAGACAAAGGCCTAGCTGTTATGGGTCAAGCTTTAAAGTATGACCCAAATCATTTAGTAAATCAAGGAAAGCCAATCCAGCTTGAGTATTGGAGCTGGGGAGACGCGTCCACTGATCCAATTTACGACATGATTAAGGATTATCAAAAGATTTATCCAAATGTAAAGTTTAAGACTAAGAACGTTGCTTGGGATGATTACTGGACAAAGCTTCCTCTTGCTCTAAAGGGAACAAAGGGCCCAGCTTTGTTCAATATTCACAACTCCAAAGATGAGCTTATTCGCCCATACGCTGCCGATTACAAGATTGACAAGGCTGCTATGGAATCGGATTACGCAACGGCTAGTGCGCATGAAGATGCTAAAGGTAATGTAAAGTACATTGATTCCGTAATCAATACGGGAAACATCTACTACAACAAGAAGCTTTGGAAGGAAGCTGGCTTAACCGAGGCAGATATTCCTGCTACTTGGGATGAGTTGCGCGAAGTGGCAAAGAAACTCACTAAGTGGAACGGTTCCAAGATGGAACAGGCTGGATTTAACGTGAACGGCGATGCTTATGCTGCAATCAATCAAGGATTGAACTATCAGCGTGGTGAACTTGCTTTTGATGAAAGTGGCAAGAAGCCTAATTTTGACAACAAAGTCACGCGTGAAAACATGAAGTTCTTGAAGAATTTGTACGACAAAGACAAGGTCATTTCTACCGACTTTGGCACGGATTACACGCAAAGCTTTGGAAACGGCCAATCTGGAATGGTTTATGCCTGGGGATGGCTCGAAGGTGTGCTAAAAGAAAAGTACCCAAATATTGAATATGGAGTCTTCCCAACTCCAACATTCACAAAAGAAAAGCCATTTGCGTACGATCGCTACAATGGAGAATCCACTCCAGGAATTAACGCTCACCAGTCAAAAGATCAGCAAGAGGTTGCTCAAGACTTTATTAAGTTCATTCTCGCTAACGATGCGTTTATTCGCTCGGCAGTAAAGCATTTGAACTCGTTCCCAGCAAAGAAGTCTTTGCAAAACGATCCTGAGATTCTAAAGGCTCCAGTAATGGCTGCGATTCAGCCGCGTGCAGATCGCCTAATCTGGCCAGGGATCACGCCTTCTACCGTGGAAACAAGTAGCAAGGCTGCTTTCCAGAACGTTATGCAAAATGGTGAGTCTATTGATGATGCAATCAAAGAGGCTCAAGCAACAATGGTTAAAGATATGAAGAATTCTAAGTTTACGTCTGCAGAAAGTAAGTATGAGTTCTTCAAAGAGCACAAGTAA
- a CDS encoding carbohydrate ABC transporter permease — protein MKQVNQDSHLSKMRKHNGGMSKISTALSRTFSFRNIAVVFLIVYFVIFLAYPIYKAFAGSFHEWNPLVGTYNWVGLDNFKQILVDKLFWKSIANTAIFTFVSVVFRVILGIGFAMLLSSKLVKCKDTLRGLFYMPTITPLVAVSFVWMWMFDPQFGMIDRVTGLNINWLHSSTWAMPAIIIMTIWKDFGYATVLYLARLMNLPKDVYEAAEIDGANSVQKFFRITVPLLKPTTLFIVITSMIGYIQAYVQILVMTNGGPGTSTYTISYLIFDQAFQKYNFGIASAMSVILFIITGILTFIMFKASKDSELV, from the coding sequence ATGAAACAAGTAAATCAGGATTCTCATTTGAGCAAAATGAGAAAACATAATGGTGGTATGTCAAAAATAAGCACTGCTCTTTCTCGAACCTTCTCCTTTCGGAATATAGCAGTAGTGTTTCTGATTGTTTATTTTGTGATTTTTCTTGCCTATCCAATATATAAGGCTTTTGCAGGCAGCTTCCATGAATGGAATCCGCTTGTTGGAACATACAATTGGGTTGGGCTGGATAATTTTAAGCAGATTTTAGTAGATAAGTTATTCTGGAAGTCCATTGCAAACACCGCAATCTTTACGTTTGTATCTGTTGTATTCCGCGTTATTCTTGGCATTGGTTTTGCAATGTTGTTAAGCTCCAAGCTTGTTAAGTGCAAAGATACTCTGCGAGGTCTTTTCTACATGCCAACAATTACGCCGTTGGTGGCAGTGAGCTTTGTGTGGATGTGGATGTTTGACCCGCAGTTTGGCATGATCGATAGGGTTACAGGATTAAACATAAATTGGTTGCACAGTTCGACTTGGGCTATGCCAGCAATCATAATAATGACAATTTGGAAAGACTTTGGCTACGCAACGGTATTGTATTTGGCTAGATTAATGAATCTGCCAAAAGATGTTTACGAAGCGGCAGAAATCGACGGCGCTAATAGTGTTCAGAAATTCTTTAGAATAACAGTTCCGTTGCTAAAACCAACAACACTTTTTATAGTAATCACATCTATGATTGGTTATATTCAAGCGTATGTTCAGATTCTTGTTATGACCAATGGAGGCCCAGGAACATCAACGTACACAATCAGCTACCTAATTTTTGATCAAGCGTTCCAAAAGTATAACTTTGGAATTGCATCTGCAATGAGCGTCATTCTGTTTATAATCACTGGAATCCTAACATTCATAATGTTTAAAGCGTCTAAGGATAGTGAGTTAGTATGA